The proteins below are encoded in one region of Rhizobacter sp.:
- the fliQ gene encoding flagellar biosynthesis protein FliQ, producing the protein MDAQQVFTIGQQGLEILLLIAAPVLLAVLGIGLIVSVFQAATQLNEPTLSFVPKLIVAVVALLIAGPWMVSILVEYLQRTITSIPNAIS; encoded by the coding sequence ATGGACGCTCAACAGGTCTTCACCATCGGTCAGCAAGGCCTCGAGATCCTCTTGTTGATCGCCGCACCGGTGCTGCTGGCGGTGCTGGGGATTGGTTTGATCGTGAGCGTGTTTCAGGCCGCCACCCAGCTCAACGAGCCGACGCTGTCCTTTGTGCCCAAGCTGATCGTTGCCGTCGTTGCGCTGCTGATCGCCGGGCCGTGGATGGTCTCGATCCTCGTCGAGTACCTGCAGCGCACGATCACTTCGATTCCGAACGCGATCAGCTAG
- a CDS encoding heavy metal sensor histidine kinase, with translation MKTVAAGSLTRRLSVGLALLSLTVLAMVCAAVFGWAYLGLSEQQVERLDRPRVQLEHLFKEALETGDERLLTHKLGDVLVGQTLLSVEILRNDGSMFFRWAGNSPGEAQRLLRFALPAPDGSGSAWQTRLALDVSADAATLNLLAASLSAAAAVGALLITAGGSVLVRRGLQPVRRLVDQTSMLSVETRERRLDGSAQPDELAPLVLQFNQLLGRLQCAFDRLEAFNADVAHELATPLSTLIGSTEIALRRDRSAEELRVLLECNLEELQRLARIVQDMLFLAHADHGTQARRKPVGSLAQLLWRVASFHEAALADHSLMVQVHGDAAADIDSSLIERAASNLLSNAARYARTGSIVNIVVGVHQDEVHLQVENEGETIPADRVGRIFDRFYRAETSRKNADRHHGLGLSIVAAIAQMHGGTPFARSSQGHTTVGFTLRRTAASEATSAPARALPPESHKTKEVTP, from the coding sequence GTGAAGACCGTGGCCGCAGGGTCTCTCACCCGCCGGCTGTCGGTCGGGCTCGCCTTGCTCAGCCTGACGGTTCTGGCCATGGTCTGCGCTGCCGTGTTCGGCTGGGCGTACCTGGGGCTGAGCGAACAGCAGGTCGAGCGCCTGGACCGCCCCAGGGTTCAGCTGGAGCACCTGTTCAAGGAAGCCCTCGAGACCGGCGATGAGCGCCTCTTGACCCACAAGCTCGGTGACGTGCTGGTCGGGCAGACCTTGTTGTCGGTCGAGATCCTGCGCAATGACGGAAGCATGTTCTTCCGATGGGCGGGCAACAGTCCGGGCGAAGCCCAGCGGTTGCTCCGGTTCGCATTGCCGGCGCCCGACGGCAGTGGCAGCGCCTGGCAGACCCGCCTCGCCCTGGACGTGAGTGCGGATGCGGCCACGCTCAACCTGCTGGCAGCGTCGCTGTCCGCCGCGGCCGCGGTCGGTGCGCTCCTGATCACGGCGGGCGGCTCCGTTCTCGTTCGTCGAGGGCTTCAACCGGTCAGGCGCCTGGTCGACCAGACCAGCATGCTGTCGGTGGAGACACGGGAGCGCCGGTTGGACGGCTCGGCACAGCCCGATGAGCTGGCGCCGCTGGTGCTCCAGTTCAACCAGCTGCTGGGACGTCTGCAGTGCGCGTTCGACCGGTTGGAGGCCTTCAACGCGGATGTTGCGCATGAGCTGGCCACGCCACTGTCCACCCTGATCGGCAGCACCGAGATCGCGCTGAGGCGAGATCGCTCGGCCGAAGAGCTGCGCGTGCTGCTCGAATGCAACCTGGAAGAGTTGCAGCGCCTTGCCCGGATCGTGCAGGACATGCTCTTCCTCGCGCATGCCGACCATGGCACCCAGGCACGCCGCAAGCCCGTGGGCAGCCTCGCGCAGTTGCTCTGGCGCGTGGCGTCCTTCCACGAAGCCGCACTGGCGGACCACTCGCTGATGGTCCAGGTGCATGGCGATGCCGCGGCGGACATCGACAGCTCGCTGATCGAGCGCGCCGCATCCAACCTCTTGTCCAACGCCGCGAGGTATGCGCGAACCGGGTCGATCGTGAACATCGTGGTGGGCGTCCACCAGGACGAGGTCCACCTGCAGGTCGAAAACGAAGGCGAGACCATCCCGGCCGACCGCGTCGGCCGCATCTTCGATCGCTTCTACCGTGCGGAGACCTCTCGCAAGAACGCTGACCGCCATCACGGCCTGGGGTTGTCGATCGTCGCGGCGATCGCGCAGATGCATGGCGGAACCCCATTTGCACGCTCCTCGCAAGGCCACACCACGGTCGGCTTCACCTTGCGCCGAACGGCTGCTTCCGAGGCCACTTCCGCGCCAGCGCGCGCCTTGCCACCCGAATCTCACAAGACCAAGGAGGTCACCCCATGA
- a CDS encoding CzcE family metal-binding protein gives MRSTSTLIAAIVLGAAALPASANDVFRNGQSFWGQPADQGSIANARVVDLGTARHLRVAYGETVKFRNEGKEFSWTFNGLDRKAVDLDRFAPAGFSSQPLTVHVAQNPTFRR, from the coding sequence ATGCGTTCAACCTCAACCCTCATCGCCGCCATCGTGCTCGGCGCAGCGGCCTTGCCGGCATCGGCAAACGACGTCTTCCGCAACGGGCAGTCTTTCTGGGGACAGCCTGCGGACCAAGGCTCGATCGCGAACGCACGCGTGGTGGATCTGGGAACGGCACGCCACCTCCGGGTGGCCTACGGCGAGACGGTGAAGTTCCGCAACGAAGGCAAGGAGTTCTCCTGGACCTTCAACGGGTTGGATCGCAAGGCGGTCGACCTCGACAGATTCGCGCCGGCCGGCTTCAGCAGCCAGCCCCTGACGGTGCATGTGGCCCAGAACCCGACGTTCCGCCGCTGA
- a CDS encoding CzcE family metal-binding protein, with protein MNTSRLLRIAALTIATAIPLHAMATGKDVFRNGESMFGQPAVAGAKSSRVVDVATTKSVTVPYGETVTFQAPNGKQFSWTFNGLDRKAVPVAKIAPADFPATQGQVYVQQNPLTRN; from the coding sequence ATGAACACCTCTCGTCTCCTCCGCATCGCTGCACTGACCATCGCCACCGCCATCCCGCTTCACGCCATGGCCACCGGCAAGGACGTCTTCCGCAACGGCGAGTCCATGTTCGGTCAACCAGCGGTGGCCGGCGCCAAGTCGTCGCGGGTCGTTGACGTGGCCACGACCAAGAGCGTGACGGTGCCGTACGGCGAGACCGTGACCTTCCAAGCACCCAACGGCAAGCAGTTCTCGTGGACCTTCAACGGCCTCGATCGCAAGGCGGTCCCGGTTGCCAAGATCGCACCGGCTGACTTCCCTGCGACGCAGGGCCAGGTCTACGTGCAGCAGAACCCGCTGACCCGCAACTGA
- a CDS encoding cation transporter: protein MGSNHQHAPATPNNEKALWLAFGLTFSFLIAEVVAGVLTGSLALISDAAHMFTDAAALAIALAAIRVARRPADLKRSFGYHRFEILAAAFNALLLFGVAIYILVEAWQRFKQPAAIESTGMLVVATLGMVINLISMRLLASGKDASLNIKGAYLEVWSDLLGSIGVIVAAVVIRYTGWSWVDSLVAVAIGLWVLPRTWVLLKESLNILLEGVPDGIDAQAVSQAIQGVPGVTGLHDLHIWALTSGKASLSAHVVHEAAMAPQELISILRALLHDRFSIEHVTLQCETTPCPDAFDNSHWTEPRTALAARAEAAEAATSTAASRP from the coding sequence ATGGGTTCGAACCACCAACACGCACCGGCCACCCCGAACAACGAGAAAGCCTTGTGGCTGGCCTTCGGGCTGACCTTCAGCTTCCTCATTGCCGAGGTCGTCGCCGGTGTCCTGACGGGCAGCCTGGCACTGATCTCCGACGCTGCCCACATGTTCACGGATGCGGCGGCACTGGCCATCGCGCTGGCGGCCATCCGCGTGGCAAGGCGACCGGCTGACCTCAAGCGCAGCTTCGGCTACCACCGCTTCGAGATCCTGGCGGCCGCGTTCAACGCGCTGCTGCTGTTTGGCGTCGCGATCTACATCCTGGTCGAAGCCTGGCAGCGATTCAAGCAACCCGCCGCGATCGAGTCGACCGGCATGCTGGTGGTGGCGACGCTCGGCATGGTGATCAACCTGATCAGCATGCGGCTGCTGGCAAGCGGCAAGGACGCGAGCCTCAACATCAAGGGCGCCTACCTCGAGGTCTGGAGCGACCTGCTGGGCTCGATCGGCGTCATCGTCGCGGCCGTGGTCATCCGCTACACCGGCTGGTCCTGGGTGGACAGCCTGGTGGCCGTGGCCATCGGACTGTGGGTGCTGCCGAGGACCTGGGTGTTGCTCAAGGAGAGCCTGAACATCCTGCTCGAAGGTGTGCCGGACGGCATCGATGCGCAGGCCGTCTCGCAAGCCATCCAAGGTGTCCCCGGCGTGACCGGGCTCCACGACCTTCACATCTGGGCGCTGACCAGCGGCAAGGCCAGCCTGAGCGCGCACGTCGTGCACGAGGCCGCCATGGCACCGCAGGAGTTGATCTCGATCCTGCGCGCGCTGCTGCACGACCGTTTCTCGATCGAGCACGTGACCTTGCAGTGCGAAACCACGCCGTGCCCAGACGCATTCGACAACTCTCACTGGACCGAGCCGCGCACCGCCCTGGCGGCGCGCGCAGAGGCGGCTGAAGCCGCCACCTCCACCGCGGCATCCCGCCCGTGA
- a CDS encoding heavy metal translocating P-type ATPase encodes MSNPQRLNLELSIVLPSVADERDACVQRLTKALEEQPGIEKAHIKTDGDQPQLCIHFDPEQVPLRKVRELAMNTGAGLTKRYGHLVAEQAPTHARAARRLTDQLRAIPGVLEADASASGVARIEYDRQLLPDSQLLSRLKSLDLRVVNTHAASKPVPTEHGQEHAGHSETEPHDHEHGDGHQHGDKHGHDHSHADEQGHQDHDHSHGGIFGANSELIFSLLSGAFLLVGWLLWRSQLISNPVALGFFFAAYIFGGFYTLREAVENLRAKRFEIDTLMLVAAFGAAVLGEWEEGALLLFLFSLGHSLEHYAMGRAKRAIEALAKLAPERALVRRDGQVVEVAVGTLNPGEVVLVKPNERLPADGIVVLGTSSVNQAPVTGESVPVDKQPVADPKAALASFDKLPPENRVFAGTINGNGALEMMVAKRASESTMARVVRLVTEAQAQRSPTQNFTDKFEKIFVPAVLILVVLLMGAGLVIDEPFSATFYRAMAVLVAASPCALAISVPSAVLSGVARAARSGVLVKGGAPLENLGTLTAIAFDKTGTLTEGKPRLTDVAPAGGVSESELLSVALAVEQHSDHPLAAAIVTGAREKLGANHPLLEVRDVQSVTGRGVQARLGNDVVHIGKAVLFKEIEGSQIPPEVVVENDRLVSEGRTTMLVRHGNRYLGILGVMDTPRSSAPGVMQSLKALGIERLIMISGDNQRVADAVAQSVGLTEARGDLMPDDKVEAIKKLRGDTGKVAMVGDGVNDAPAMANATVGIAMGAAGSDVALETADVALMADDLAQLPLAVGLSRATSRVIKQNLWVSLGVVAMLIPATILGLNIGVAVLFHEGSTLLVVINALRLLAFKQRGLEPTSTTTST; translated from the coding sequence ATGAGCAACCCGCAGCGACTGAATCTGGAGCTTTCCATCGTCCTGCCGTCCGTGGCGGACGAGCGCGATGCCTGCGTGCAGCGACTGACCAAAGCCTTGGAAGAGCAACCCGGCATCGAGAAGGCGCACATCAAGACCGACGGTGACCAGCCGCAGCTTTGCATCCACTTCGACCCGGAGCAGGTGCCACTTCGCAAGGTGCGTGAGTTGGCAATGAACACCGGTGCCGGCCTGACCAAGCGATACGGCCACCTGGTGGCCGAACAAGCCCCGACGCATGCCCGCGCGGCGAGGCGGCTCACGGATCAGCTGCGTGCCATCCCCGGCGTCCTGGAAGCCGACGCCTCGGCATCGGGCGTGGCACGGATCGAGTACGACCGGCAACTCCTGCCCGACAGCCAGCTGCTGAGCCGGCTGAAGTCGCTGGACTTGCGCGTCGTGAACACCCATGCCGCGTCGAAACCAGTGCCCACCGAGCACGGCCAGGAACACGCTGGTCACAGTGAGACGGAACCGCATGACCACGAGCACGGTGATGGCCACCAGCACGGCGACAAGCACGGTCACGACCACAGCCATGCGGATGAGCAAGGCCATCAGGACCACGACCACAGCCACGGTGGCATCTTCGGCGCGAACTCGGAGCTCATCTTCTCGCTGCTCTCCGGCGCGTTCCTGCTCGTCGGGTGGTTGCTCTGGCGCTCGCAGCTGATCTCCAACCCGGTCGCCCTGGGGTTCTTCTTTGCCGCCTACATCTTCGGCGGCTTCTACACGCTGCGTGAGGCTGTCGAAAACCTGCGCGCAAAACGGTTCGAGATCGACACGCTGATGCTGGTGGCGGCCTTCGGCGCTGCCGTGCTGGGCGAGTGGGAGGAAGGCGCATTGCTGCTCTTCCTGTTCAGCCTGGGGCACTCGTTGGAGCACTACGCAATGGGTCGTGCCAAGCGTGCCATCGAAGCGCTGGCGAAGCTCGCACCCGAACGCGCATTGGTGCGCCGGGACGGCCAGGTCGTGGAGGTCGCCGTGGGCACCCTGAACCCCGGTGAGGTGGTCTTGGTGAAGCCGAACGAGCGGCTGCCGGCCGACGGCATCGTGGTGCTCGGTACCAGCAGCGTCAACCAGGCACCCGTGACTGGCGAGAGCGTGCCGGTCGACAAGCAGCCGGTCGCCGATCCGAAGGCCGCATTGGCGTCTTTCGACAAGCTCCCGCCGGAGAACCGGGTCTTCGCCGGCACCATCAACGGCAATGGTGCCCTGGAGATGATGGTCGCCAAGCGTGCCAGCGAGTCGACGATGGCGCGTGTGGTCCGGCTGGTGACCGAGGCGCAGGCACAGCGCTCACCCACGCAGAACTTCACCGACAAGTTCGAGAAGATCTTCGTTCCAGCCGTCCTGATCCTGGTGGTGCTGTTGATGGGTGCCGGTCTGGTCATCGACGAGCCGTTCAGCGCCACGTTCTACCGGGCGATGGCGGTGCTGGTGGCTGCCAGTCCGTGCGCGCTGGCGATCTCGGTGCCGAGCGCCGTCCTGAGCGGTGTCGCACGAGCGGCTCGCAGCGGCGTGCTGGTCAAGGGCGGTGCCCCGCTGGAGAACCTGGGCACGCTGACTGCGATCGCGTTCGACAAGACCGGCACCCTGACCGAAGGCAAGCCGCGCCTGACCGATGTCGCCCCGGCCGGCGGTGTGAGCGAGTCTGAGCTGCTGTCCGTGGCGCTGGCGGTGGAACAGCACAGCGACCATCCCCTGGCCGCGGCGATCGTCACAGGAGCGCGCGAGAAGCTGGGCGCCAATCACCCCCTGCTGGAGGTGCGCGATGTGCAAAGCGTGACGGGACGCGGCGTCCAGGCCAGGCTCGGCAACGACGTGGTCCACATCGGCAAAGCCGTGCTTTTCAAGGAGATCGAAGGCTCGCAGATCCCGCCGGAGGTGGTGGTGGAGAACGACCGCCTGGTGTCCGAAGGACGCACCACGATGCTGGTGCGCCATGGCAACCGGTATCTGGGCATCCTGGGCGTGATGGACACGCCGCGGTCTTCCGCACCAGGCGTGATGCAGTCGCTGAAAGCCCTCGGGATCGAGCGGCTGATCATGATCTCCGGCGACAACCAGCGTGTGGCCGATGCCGTGGCGCAGTCGGTCGGGCTCACCGAAGCGCGCGGCGACCTGATGCCTGACGACAAGGTCGAAGCCATCAAGAAGCTGCGCGGTGACACGGGCAAGGTGGCAATGGTCGGCGACGGCGTCAACGATGCGCCCGCGATGGCGAATGCCACCGTGGGCATCGCCATGGGTGCTGCAGGGTCCGATGTGGCCTTGGAGACGGCCGACGTCGCGCTGATGGCCGATGACCTGGCGCAGCTGCCGTTGGCAGTCGGCCTCTCACGCGCCACCAGCCGGGTGATCAAGCAGAACCTGTGGGTGAGCCTGGGCGTGGTCGCCATGCTGATTCCAGCCACCATCCTTGGCCTCAACATCGGCGTCGCGGTGCTCTTCCATGAAGGATCCACGCTGCTCGTGGTCATCAACGCGCTGCGGCTGCTGGCGTTCAAGCAGCGAGGGCTGGAGCCCACATCGACCACGACAAGCACCTAG
- a CDS encoding DUF3703 domain-containing protein, with protein sequence MGFSKRIRPFVSRELKAAEAADAADRPEVSFGHLERAHVLGQASTVEHVRAHLHMLLWALRHRRAKEVFGQVTRIVGAATKTVFWIPVGNTGGANVSPFKRMPIPGDLAGVIAEAKDARGSASR encoded by the coding sequence ATGGGCTTTTCCAAGCGCATTCGTCCTTTTGTGAGCCGGGAACTGAAAGCCGCCGAGGCGGCCGACGCCGCAGATCGGCCGGAGGTGTCGTTTGGGCATCTGGAGCGTGCGCACGTTCTGGGACAGGCCTCGACCGTGGAGCACGTCCGAGCCCACCTGCACATGTTGTTGTGGGCGCTGCGGCATCGCCGCGCCAAGGAAGTCTTCGGCCAGGTCACGCGCATCGTCGGCGCCGCCACCAAGACCGTGTTCTGGATTCCGGTGGGCAACACCGGTGGTGCGAACGTCAGTCCGTTCAAGCGCATGCCCATCCCGGGCGATCTGGCCGGTGTCATCGCCGAAGCGAAAGACGCCCGAGGCTCAGCCTCTCGCTGA
- the cadR gene encoding Cd(II)/Pb(II)-responsive transcriptional regulator has product MKIGELADATGTPVVTVRFYEQEGLLPVPARTSSNYRIYGSEHVDRLAFIRHCRSLDMTLEEIRLLLGFKDAPQADCGAVNALLDAHIDHVAERIQELKSLEKELKALRSQCEDIQAGKDCGILSTLSGSARKPSTKHAHAHEHVHGAHPKTPRNTRK; this is encoded by the coding sequence ATGAAGATCGGAGAACTTGCCGACGCAACGGGAACACCTGTCGTGACCGTGCGCTTCTACGAGCAGGAGGGGCTGTTGCCTGTGCCGGCACGGACCAGCAGCAACTACCGCATCTATGGCAGCGAGCATGTCGACCGCCTCGCGTTCATTCGCCACTGCCGGTCCTTGGACATGACGCTGGAGGAGATCCGCCTGCTGCTCGGGTTCAAGGATGCACCGCAAGCCGACTGCGGCGCCGTCAACGCGCTGCTGGACGCACACATCGACCATGTCGCCGAGCGCATTCAAGAGCTCAAGAGCCTGGAGAAGGAACTGAAGGCGCTGCGGTCCCAATGCGAGGACATCCAAGCCGGCAAAGACTGCGGCATCTTGTCGACGCTGTCGGGGTCGGCGAGGAAGCCGTCGACCAAACATGCGCATGCCCATGAGCATGTGCATGGCGCCCATCCAAAGACGCCGCGCAACACGCGCAAGTGA
- a CDS encoding heavy metal response regulator transcription factor, with protein MRVLLVEDETKLAAYLHKGLSEEGFVVDVVHNGIDGLHLATECDYDVLLLDRMLPGIDGMSLLAALRKVKTTPVMMLSARQHTDDRVEGLRAGADDYLVKPFAFSELVARLHALLRRARPAQAPGVETMLRLADLELDLLKRRAVRAGQRLDLTAKELQLLELLLRRQGEVLSRTEIAERVWDMNFDSGTNVIDVAVRRLRHKLDAPFERPMLHTVRGFGYVLEDRG; from the coding sequence ATGAGGGTTCTTCTGGTGGAAGACGAAACCAAGCTCGCTGCGTACCTGCACAAGGGGTTGAGCGAAGAAGGCTTCGTCGTCGACGTGGTGCACAACGGCATCGATGGTCTGCACCTCGCGACCGAGTGCGACTACGACGTGCTGTTGCTGGACCGCATGCTGCCCGGCATCGACGGCATGTCGCTGCTGGCCGCGCTGCGCAAGGTCAAGACGACGCCCGTGATGATGCTGAGCGCTCGGCAGCACACGGACGACCGTGTCGAAGGCCTGCGCGCCGGCGCCGACGACTACCTCGTCAAACCCTTCGCGTTCTCGGAGCTGGTGGCGCGCTTGCACGCGCTTCTCAGACGGGCTCGCCCGGCGCAGGCGCCCGGCGTGGAGACCATGCTGCGCCTCGCCGATCTGGAGCTGGACCTGCTCAAGCGCCGAGCGGTTCGTGCCGGCCAGCGCCTGGACCTGACCGCCAAGGAGCTGCAGCTGCTGGAGTTGCTGCTGCGCCGCCAGGGTGAGGTGCTGTCGCGCACCGAAATCGCCGAGCGCGTCTGGGACATGAACTTCGACAGCGGCACCAACGTGATCGATGTGGCCGTGCGGCGCCTGCGCCACAAGCTCGACGCGCCGTTCGAGCGACCCATGTTGCACACGGTGCGTGGCTTCGGCTACGTCCTGGAGGACCGCGGGTGA
- a CDS encoding phosphoethanolamine--lipid A transferase has translation MLHGRVPAADNSSGLSSVALAGGVALWLVTVDNVTFWRTFAAAQTPSLSAAAATIAVGLVLWFAATTVLWCFAPFRLAKPISAILLLTSALAAHFVDSWGVLLDKHMMRNVVQTDLREAGDLMSGSLLLDFLVRGVLPAGIVLILRVRPVRPREWFTQGTILFSITGLSLSAALAAFYPLYASTFRNHRELRLQLVPSNYLGGLYSVLRSQRKTDLERVGTDAKRIESRPRPLLVVLVVGETARADNFSLGGYPRPTNEALAGKSLVYFSQVTSCGTDTATSLPCMFSDVGAERFSADTAGQRENLLDVLQRAGVEVSWIENNSGCKEVCKRVPTSTVQDKAWGTDNECFDEALVPALVEKISSSSQDALVVMHQRGSHGPAYYKRYPAPARFTPTCDSNRLQECDGQALINTYDNTIDYTSRVLARTIDQLAEQPSGRDVLLIYVSDHGESLGERGVYLHGMPRWMAPHEQFHVPMLMWMSPGAQQTLAPEVTCLQTLATQPAAHDNLFHTLLGAFGVQTGVYRSELDLLAAARGLRACEAPAMTDPTPHKRPALL, from the coding sequence TTGTTGCACGGCCGTGTCCCTGCGGCCGATAACAGCAGCGGATTGTCATCGGTCGCCTTGGCGGGCGGTGTCGCACTGTGGCTGGTGACGGTGGACAACGTCACCTTCTGGCGGACCTTCGCCGCAGCGCAGACACCGTCGCTCTCGGCGGCAGCGGCCACGATCGCCGTGGGCCTGGTGCTCTGGTTCGCCGCCACCACGGTGCTTTGGTGCTTCGCTCCGTTTCGGCTGGCCAAGCCGATCTCGGCCATCCTCTTGCTGACCTCGGCACTCGCTGCACATTTCGTGGACAGCTGGGGCGTGCTGCTCGACAAGCACATGATGCGCAACGTCGTGCAGACCGATCTGCGCGAGGCCGGCGATCTGATGAGCGGCTCGCTCCTGCTCGACTTCCTGGTACGTGGCGTTCTGCCCGCGGGCATCGTCCTGATCCTGCGTGTGCGGCCGGTCAGGCCGCGTGAATGGTTCACGCAAGGCACGATTCTGTTCAGCATCACCGGGCTCAGCCTGAGTGCCGCGCTGGCGGCGTTCTACCCCCTGTACGCGTCCACCTTCCGCAACCACCGGGAGCTGCGGCTGCAGCTGGTGCCAAGCAACTACCTGGGTGGCCTCTACTCGGTGCTGCGCTCCCAACGCAAGACCGACCTGGAACGGGTCGGCACCGATGCCAAGCGGATTGAAAGTCGTCCGCGGCCGCTGCTGGTGGTGCTGGTCGTCGGAGAGACCGCTCGAGCCGACAATTTCTCGCTCGGTGGTTATCCCAGGCCGACCAATGAGGCCTTGGCGGGCAAGTCCTTGGTCTACTTCTCACAGGTCACGTCTTGCGGCACCGACACCGCCACGTCCTTGCCCTGCATGTTCTCGGACGTCGGCGCTGAACGCTTCTCGGCGGATACCGCCGGCCAGCGGGAGAACCTGCTGGACGTGCTGCAACGTGCCGGCGTGGAAGTCAGCTGGATCGAGAACAACTCGGGCTGCAAGGAGGTCTGCAAGCGGGTTCCGACCTCCACGGTCCAGGACAAGGCTTGGGGAACCGACAACGAGTGTTTCGATGAAGCGCTCGTGCCGGCGCTGGTGGAGAAGATCTCATCGTCCAGCCAAGACGCTCTGGTCGTCATGCATCAGCGCGGCAGCCACGGACCTGCGTACTACAAGCGCTACCCAGCGCCGGCGAGGTTCACGCCGACCTGCGACTCCAACCGCCTGCAGGAGTGCGACGGCCAGGCGCTGATCAACACCTACGACAACACCATCGACTACACCAGTCGTGTGTTGGCTCGCACCATCGACCAGCTGGCCGAACAGCCGTCAGGCCGAGACGTGCTGTTGATCTATGTCTCGGATCACGGCGAGTCGCTGGGTGAGCGCGGCGTCTATTTGCACGGCATGCCGCGTTGGATGGCGCCGCACGAGCAGTTCCATGTGCCGATGCTGATGTGGATGAGTCCCGGTGCCCAGCAGACGCTGGCGCCGGAGGTGACCTGTCTGCAGACCTTGGCCACCCAGCCGGCCGCGCACGACAACCTTTTTCACACGCTGCTGGGCGCGTTCGGCGTTCAGACGGGCGTCTATCGGTCCGAGTTGGACTTGCTGGCGGCTGCACGTGGGCTGCGCGCCTGCGAAGCACCGGCAATGACGGATCCCACTCCCCACAAGCGGCCAGCGCTGCTGTGA